In Aedes albopictus strain Foshan chromosome 3, AalbF5, whole genome shotgun sequence, the following are encoded in one genomic region:
- the LOC115264615 gene encoding histone H1-like — protein sequence MTETTTEVAAAAPAAASPAKTPKKTKAAKGDAKKPKKPATHPPANEMVLAALKNLKERKGSSLQAVKKYIGANYKCDVAKLSIFIRKALKAGVEKGTYVQTKGTGASGSFKLKDKKAAAEKKPKKAAGDKKKAAKKPAAKKATGEKKAKKPAAKKPAGEKKTKAAGAKAAKKAGTVKKAAAPKQKATKQSKAAAKKPKTPKPKKAAPAKKAAPKKAAAKSKK from the coding sequence ATGACTGAAACCACCACCGAAGTTGCCGCCGCGGCTCCAGCTGCTGCCTCGCCAGCCAAGACCCCGAAGAAAACCAAAGCCGCCAAAGGAGACGCCAAAAAGCCAAAGAAACCAGCCACTCATCCACCAGCGAACGAAATGGTCTTGGCAGCTCTCAAGAATCTGAAGGAACGGAAGGGATCTTCACTGCAGGCCGTCAAGAAGTACATCGGGGCCAATTACAAGTGCGACGTGGCCAAGTTGTCCATTTTCATCAGGAAGGCTCTGAAAGCTGGCGTCGAGAAGGGCACCTACGTTCAGACCAAGGGAACCGGTGCTTCCGGATCGTTCAAGCTGAAGGACAAGAAGGCTGCCGCTGAGAAGAAGCCCAAGAAGGCTGCAGGTGATAAAAAGAAGGCTGCCAAGAAACCAGCTGCGAAGAAAGCCACTGGTGAGAAAAAGGCGAAGAAGCCTGCTGCCAAGAAACCAGCTGGTGAGAAGAAGACTAAAGCAGCCGGTGCCAAGGCCGCCAAGAAAGCCGGAACAGTGAAGAAAGCTGCTGCTCCCAAGCAAAAGGCTACCAAACAATCGAAAGCTGCTGCCAAGAAGCCCAAGACTCCCAAGCCGAAGAAGGCTGCTCCAGCTAAGAAAGCTGCTCCGAAAAAAGCAGCTGCCAAGAGCAAGAAGTAA
- the LOC115254130 gene encoding histone H1 → MTETTTEVAAVAPAAASPAKALKKTKAAKGDAKKPKKPATHPPANEMVLAALKNLKERKGSSLQAVKKYIGANYKCDVAKLSIFIRKALKAGVEKGTYVQTKGTGASGSFKLKDKKAAAEKKPKKAAGEKKKAAKKPAAKKATGEKKAKKPAAKKPAGEKKAKAAGAKAAKKAGTVKKAAAPKQKATKPSKAAAKKPKTPKPKKAAPAKKAAPKKAAAKSKK, encoded by the coding sequence ATGACTGAAACCACCACCGAAGTTGCCGCCGTGGCCCCAGCTGCTGCCTCGCCAGCCAAggccctgaagaagaccaaagcCGCCAAAGGAGACGCCAAGAAGCCAAAGAAGCCAGCCACTCATCCACCAGCGAACGAAATGGTCTTGGCCGCTCTCAAGAATCTGAAGGAACGGAAGGGATCTTCATTGCAGGCCGTCAAGAAGTACATCGGGGCCAATTACAAGTGCGACGTGGCCAAGTTGTCCATTTTCATCAGGAAGGCTCTGAAAGCTGGCGTCGAGAAGGGCACCTACGTTCAGACCAAGGGAACTGGTGCTTCAGGATCGTTCAAGCTGAAGGACAAGAAGGCTGCCGCTGAGAAGAAGCCCAAGAAGGCTGCAGGTGAGAAAAAGAAGGCTGCCAAGAAGCCAGCTGCGAAGAAAGCCACTGGTGAGAAGAAGGCCAAGAAGCCTGCTGCCAAGAAACCAGCTGGTGAGAAGAAGGCCAAAGCAGCCGGTGCCAAGGCCGCCAAGAAAGCCGGAACAGTGAAGAAGGCTGCTGCTCCCAAGCAAAAGGCTACCAAACCATCGAAGGCTGCTGCCAAGAAGCCCAAGACTCCCAAGCCGAAAAAGGCTGCTCCAGCTAAGAAAGCTGCTCCGAAAAAAGCAGCTGCTAAGAGCAAGAAGTAA
- the LOC115264617 gene encoding histone H3, which translates to MARTKQTARKSTGGKAPRKQLATKAARKSAPATGGVKKPHRYRPGTVALREIRRYQKSTELLIRKLPFQRLVREIAQDFKTDLRFQSSAVMALQEASEAYLVGLFEDTNLCAIHAKRVTIMPKDIQLARRIRGERA; encoded by the coding sequence ATGGCTCGTACAAAGCAGACCGCTCGTAAGTCCACTGGAGGAAAGGCTCCTCGCAAACAGTTGGCCACCAAAGCCGCTCGCAAGAGTGccccagctaccggaggagtgaagaaGCCTCATCGTTACCGGCCAGGAACTGTTGCCCTGCGTGAGATTCGTCGTTACCAGAAATCCACCGAGCTGTTGATCCGCAAGTTGCCTTTCCAACGCCTGGTCCGTGAAATCGCCCAGGACTTCAAAACTGATCTGCGCTTCCAGAGCTCGGCCGTTATGGCTCTGCAGGAAGCCAGCGAAGCCTATCTGGTGGGATTGTTCGAAGATACCAATCTGTGCGCCATCCATGCCAAGCGTGTCACTATTATGCCAAAGGACATCCAGCTGGCACGTCGTATCCGTGGTGAACGTGCTTAA
- the LOC115264622 gene encoding histone H4, with protein sequence MTGRGKGGKGLGKGGAKRHRKVLRDNIQGITKPAIRRLARRGGVKRISGLIYEETRGVLKVFLENVIRDAVTYTEHAKRKTVTAMDVVYALKRQGRTLYGFGG encoded by the coding sequence ATGACTGGCCGCGGCAAAGGAGGAAAAGGTCTTGGAAAAGGAGGTGCCAAGCGTCATCGCAAAGTTCTACGTGATAACATCCAGGGTATCACAAAGCCCGCCATTCGTCGTCTGGCTCGGCGTGGTGGAGTCAAGCGTATCTCCGGTCTGATCTACGAGGAAACCCGTGGCGTCCTCAAAGTGTTCCTGGAAAACGTGATCCGTGATGCCGTCACCTACACTGAACATGCCAAACGCAAGACCGTCACCGCTATGGATGTTGTGTACGCTCTGAAACGCCAGGGACGTACTCTGTACGGTTTCGGAGGTTAA